TCAGTAATTGTGTCCATATTGTTTACTTCTTTTGTAGGTTTGTTTTTTGGTATATATCCAGCCGCTAAAGCATCCAGGTTAGACCCAATAAAGGCTCTTCATTATGAATAGAAAGGAGAGGACTTAGATGAAATATATAGATAGAATAAAACTTTCTTTTACAGGGGTTAGTAGTAATAAATTTAGATCTTTCTTAACCTTGTTAGGGATTATTATTGGTGTTAGTGTTGTGATTATACTGGTTTCTCTTGGAAGTGGTACACAGGCAGTAGTTGGTGAGCAGTATGAGAGTCTTTCTACTAATTTTGTTATGGTGCAAACAGAATGGAGATTGCCAGAGAGACAACGGGGAACACTTTCCTTAGATGATAAAATATATCTTGAGGAATCTATCCTTGGTGTAGATATAGTACTTCCTATGTTTATGCTTAATACTAATGTTAGAATAGATAATAATGAACGTAGAAATCGGATTATTGGCTCCGATGAGAATTTTCTTGATGTAAATGGTTTGCACATAGAGTATGGACGTAATCTTACTGGAAGTGATATTAGTAATCAAGAAAATGTAGTTGTAATAGGGCGACGAGTAATTGATAATCTTGTTGATACAAATGATCATAGTTCTTTTCTAGGAGAAGAAATATTATTGGATGGGCAAAAATTCATTATTGTTGGTATTGTAGGTGTGGCAGCAGATACTACATTTATTTCAGATGAAATAGTTCTAACACCACATAGCACTTATGCCAATACCTGGAGGTATTGGAGTGAAAATGTAGATGCTTTTTACCTTACTTATGATCAGCAGATAACGTCAGAAGAGGATATTGTGGCTCAGGCAAGATTTCTTTTGGATGATAAGTATGGAACTACTAGGAGCGATGAATCTAGATTTTTCATCATGGGTACTGAAGAAGATAGAGAATTAGTTACTAATATTATAGATGTTTTCACCCATGTATTAGCAGGCATAGCAGCAATATCATTGCTTGTTGGTGGTATTGGTGTTATGAACATTATGTTAGTTACAGTTAAAGAGCGCACTAAGGAGATAGGGGTTCGCAAAGCTATTGGTGCTTCTACTGCTGAAGTACAGAAACAATTCTTGCTGGAGTCTATTATCTTATCAATTAGTGGTGGTATGCTTGGAATAATAATTGGAGCTCTTATTTCTACTATAATAAACTTTGGACTCTCTTTTGCATTTCCCTGGTGGCAGGGTTCAATTCCTGCTTGGGTTATACTTCTTTCGTTTGGTGTAACTGTGTTTATTGGGGTAGTATTTGGTTTTTATCCAGCATATAAGGCTTCTAAGCTTGATCCAATTGATGCTTTACGCTATGGTTAATAAAGTAGTAAGTTCTTAGAGGGAATGGATTGCTATTTTTCCCTTGACTTTAAGTTTTAATATAATTTTAATATTATATAACTTGTAATTATGATATAATTGATTTGTGTAGCCATATAAACTATATAATGGAACGTGAGACTATTACTTAAACTAAATTATAAGAGGAGATGGTTTTATTGTTAGATAAAATGAGGGTTTCGTTGATTTTACTTTTGTTTTTAACTATGATTTTTACGATGACAATTGTTGCTGCTGAAAATGACTTAGCACTTGATGATATAATAGAGCTAGCTTTAGAGAATAATCTAGATTTGCAATTAGCAGAATTAAATCTAGAGGATGCAAGAATTAATTATAAGAAAAATGAATTGAGTAATTTGAGGGAAAGTTCTCGCTTATTTGAATTACAGAGCGAGTTACAATTAATACAGGCAGAAGAAAATTATAAAAACATAAAGAATAGTGTTATTCTTGATATTATTGCTACTTATATAGATATTATTAAGAGGGATCAAGATATTAAAACTGCTGAAAAAGAGCTAGCTTTAGAAGAACGCAGGGTAGATGAAGTCAAGGCACAAGTTGAAGTTGGCTATAAAGGTACTCTTGATTTGTTCGAGCAGGAAACTACATATTTATCTGTAAGTAATAGATTAGAGCGAATTAAATATGAAAGAGAACAAGAATTAAGGAGATTGAATCAAAAAATAGCAGTAGATGTTGATATAAATATAAGGTTTCTGGAGCTTAATTTTCCAGAACTATGGGAAGTAAATCAGAATGAAGTTTTAGAAATTGGCTTTAAGAATAACGCTTTACTTGAGATGAGAGATAAACAATTAGAATTGGCAAAAAGTGAATTAGAGAGAGCAAAAGTTTCTGGAACTCCTGGTCTTGATTTAAGGCAAAAAGAAATTGATGTAGATAAAGCTATATTAAATCTGAAACAAGAAGAAGAGAATTTAGAAAATAGCTTAAAAAATACACATTTTCAATATCAACAAAGTATAAAAAATCTAGAGATGGCAGAGAAATCCCTTCACCAGTCTAGGAAACATTATAATATAATTAATGAGCAATTTGAAGCAGGTCTTCTAAGTAGAAACAATTTATTAAGTTCAGAATTACAACTTTATAATGCTAAAAATAATTTAACTTCTTCTATAATCTCTTATTATACAAGTAAGTTACAATTACAGCAGGAAATGGGACTTGATCTGGAGGTGGAGATAGATAATGGATAAAAGAATTTCAATTTTGGCATTTGTACTAGTTTTAATATTATCAGCAATCAGTATTAGTGCAGCAGAACTTTCTTTTGAGCAATTAATAAATATGGGTTTGGACAACAATCAGGATGTACAAGAGAAAAGAGATGCTATCCGTGATCTTGAAAGAGAAAGAAATATCTTGAAATCTTCACTTGATTGGCATTTTGGTTTTGATGGAGATATATCTCATAATACAGAGGGGCCATCCTTTAATTCTCCGATCATAAGGCCAGAATCTACAGATGTGGATCTTTCATTATCAGCTAATAAAACTACTTTATCTGGTTTAACAATTAGCTCTGGATTGCTTTTAAGTGATGAAAGGCCTTTTGAGTATAGAGATATTAAAGATAATTATAGCTTTAGGTTAAATCTTTCTAAGCGTCTTTATCCTTTCTTACCAACAGAAACTGAAAAGGGTTTTATTCAGATAGATAATCAATTTATTACAGCTGAAGAAGAACTAGAGAAAATCAAAAAAGAAAAAGAGATTGATTGGTTAGAGCAATATTTAAGTCTTATTAGCATGGAAAAGTCTCAGGGCAATTTAAAACTGCGTTATCACTTAGCCCAGGAAAACCTAAGTAATGTATTGGCACAAAAGGTATTGGGAGAAGCGGGTCAGGAACAGGTTTTGCTAGCTGAAATTGCAGTTAAAGAAGCAGAGATACAAGTTGAGCAGATGAGAATAACTCATGCTCAAGCTAAAAGGTCTTTTGCTCGTGAGTTAGGAATAGATAGTAAATTACTAAGTTTTAATAAGCAAGATCCTCATTTAGATACTCTTGCTAGTAGAGCAAAAGAAATAGAAATTGAATTGTCTGATGAAGATATAGAGAATCTTTTAGTAGAAAATAGTTATCAATTAAAGGATTTAGCTATGAATATAGAATTTGTTGAAAAGGAAATAGAATGGCAGAAAAAAGAAGATGGTATAAAGTTAGATGGATCAGCTGGATATAATTATAACTCTGGAGCTACAGATAAGAGTAGTGTCAATTTTAGCCTAGGTGTTTCATATGATTTTTATGATGGTGGTAGAAAGAATCTAAATATTGAAGGTATGGAAAATAGACTAATTAATCTAGAGAGACAATATGATAATACTTTGGATCAGCTTAAAATACAGGTGAATTCTCTTCAAGAGCAATATAGAGTAAACACTATGAAGCTAAAAACAAGAGAATTATCCCTACAGAAGGCTGAGTTAGAGGAATTACTCTATCAAAGGCAATTGGAACAAGGTGCTATAACAGAGAGTCAGTATCAAGAAATGTCTTTACAGCTCATTCAAGCAAAATTGGATTTAGAGCAAATTAAAGATGGCTTATTAATTGATAAATTAAGAATAGCCTTAGCTTTAGGTATATTATAAAACAAACTTTCAGGGTATATTTAAATTAATTTAAATATACCCTTTTGACAATTCTCGGTTTTTTCTTTACTATTATATTTGTCTACTTAGTAAAAAAAGAATTCAAGAGAAATAATAAGGAATAGCAAGTAAAACAAAAATTAATTATGTAAAAGTAATTAAAAACTAATAATATATATTAGTTTTAATAAATAATATTTAATAGAGGTGGTAATATTGGCATTAATTGATACACATGCACATTTAGATTTTCCAAAGTTTAATAAAGATAGGGTAGAAGTTATAGCAGAGGCCTGGGATAAAGGATTATCTTATATAGTAAATGTTGGTGCAGATATGCTTTCAAGTAAGCGTTCTGTAGTTCTGGCTCATGAGTATCCATTTATCTTTGCAACTGTAGGTGTACATCCACATGAAGCAAGTGAAGTGGATGATGATGCTCTGGAAAAGCTAAAAGAATATGCCCAAGATGAAAAGGTACTTGCAATCGGTGAAATAGGTTTAGATTATCATTATGATAATTCGCCTCGTGATATACAGCGTGAAGCTTTTAAAAAGCAATTGTTATTGGCAAAAGAATTAGGTTTACCTGTAGTTATACATAGTCGTGAGGCTGATGATGATACCTTAAAGATACTGAAAGAATACTATCCCGGAATCAAGGGTGGTATAATGCATTGTTTTGGTAGCGGTATAGAGATGGCGAGAGAATGCCTGGACTTAGGACTTTATCTGGCATTTGGCGGAGTTATTACTTTTAAGAATGCAAAAGGTTTAAGGGATGTGCTTAAAGAGGTACCGCTAGAACGAATTCTATTGGAAACAGACTCGCCTTATTTGACACCTGCTCCTTTTAGAGGAAAAAGAAATGAACCTAAATTTATTCGACATATAGCTGAAAAAATAGCTGAAATAAAGGAGTGTAGCTTAATAGAGGTGGCTGAAACCACTACAGCAAATGCTATTAAGGTGTACAATTTACCAGAATTAATGCAATAGATAAAATAATTATTTTAAAAAAATTTAATATTTTAGTAAGCCCGTTTTTAGTTACTAATTATAAAATATAAGTAGCTAAAACGGGCTTTTTTCACGTCACAGAAGGAAGGTTCAAATACTAGGCAATCGAAGTGAATTACTAATTTAAAAAGGAATTTTTCTTTTATCCTATTATTCATGCAGGAAAAAACAGAAATTTGTCGAAAATTATAATATAGTGACTTTTAATTAAAAAATAGGAGGCAGGGTAATGACAAAAATAAACAAGGTGTTAGAAGAAAGAAATAAACTATTAGTCAAAGTATTATGGGGGTCTTTAGTTTTAGCTTTAATTACAGATATTGCAGCAGGAGTGTCTAAAGAAGTTATCTATCTATTGGCTGGTGTTGGCTCTGCAGTTTGTGTGCTTACTACATATTTAACTTACAAAAAATTATATGTTGATAAAATTAAATATATAGTAGTTATAGGTCTAGCGATTTTAACATATTTTATGGTAAAGGCAGCACCTAATACTGTCTCCTACTTAATGGTATTTTATATTTTAGCTGTAGCTTCCTTATATCAAATAAAGGGACCAATTATATTATCAGCTATAATTAGTTTGATATTTACAAATTATTGGTTTTTTGCTTATCAAGAAGAAATGTTTACTAGTATGGGGACAATTGAACTTGTTTCATTAAACTTATTTGTCATACTTGTAAGTGCTTTACTTATTGTACAAAGTGGTTTTAGTGAAAGTCTTAGAAAGCAAACTTTTGAAAATGAGCAGAAGGCCTTGGAAAAAGTTGAATTACTTGATAATAAGATAAAAACTTCTTTAAAATTCTTAAAGAGTTTTAGTGAAGAAGTTTCCAATACTAGTGGTGTTTCTACAGAAATAACAAATGATATTACAATATCATTTAAGGATATAGCGTTAGCTATAGAAAACCAGGCTAGTAGTGTTGATAACATTAGTGTGAATATACATGAAACAGAAGAAAATCTAAATCTTGTTGCTGAGGCTTCTTCAAGTATGAATGAATTATCGATGAATACAAAAAATGTAGTTAATGAAGGTAATGATAAAATGACTGTTTTAATTGACAAGTCTAGAGATGTAAATAAAAATATTAAAGATACCAGTATTGCCATTAATGAATTAAATGATTATTCTCAAGAGATAAATGATATCTTATCTACAATAACTTCAATCGCAGGTCAAACTAATTTGCTTGCTTTGAATGCTGGTATTGAGGCTGCTAGAGCAGGTGAACACGGAAGAGGTTTTTCTGTTGTTGCAGAGGAAATAAGAGATCTTGCGGAAACATCTCAGAAATCATCAGAAGAAATTGCACAAATATTGAAGCAAATTTCTATTAATATTGGGGTTATAGCTCAGCACATTAATAAAGCGTTAGATTCTGTAGGGGAAGAACAGGATATATCTACTGGAGTTAAGGAATCTTTTGTAAATATATTGGATAATACAGATGAAGTTGTAGACCAATCTAATAAAATAAATCAAATGATAATGAACTTAGAAGGATTATCCAGGGACAATGTAGATAAAATTTCAAATATTTCAGGTACTACGGAAGAAACATCTGCTTCTATACAAGAGGTTTTAGCCAGCATGGAAACCCAGAATGATATTATTAAAGATAACAATGATAATGTTAAAAAGTTAAAGGAAACTATTCGAGAGCTTAATGATTTAGTAGAGTAACTCTGAATATTGTTCTAAAAGACAGGTAATTATAATAGGTTTAATAATGATGGAATATGTTAAAAATAAAAGTAGACTAACATGAAAGAGGTCTGTCTCATAGAGGCAGTCTCTTTTTTCTTGTTTCTTAATAATATGCATAATCGCTGATGTAACGATAAGTGAAGAATTTCAATTTTAAAAAATTTAGCTAAGGAGTTAAAGATGGATAGAAGTAATCTTGGAAGAACAATAATATATCTGGGTCTGTTTTTACTAATTTTAGGAGGCCTTATTTATTATTTTGGAGGTTTATTTGCCTGGTTTGGACGTTTGCCTGGAGATATAAGAATAGAAAGAGAAAACTTTAGATTATATTTTCCTATTACAAGCATGATAATAATTACTATAGTTCTTAATTTTTTGATTAGAATAGTACGATATTTTATTTATTAATTTTTAAATATTATTAAAATTTAAATCCTGAGAGAGTCAGTATAGCAACTAGCTGTGATATACTGGCTTTTTTGTATTGAGAAAAGATTATTTAAAAATACAGAAAATTGATTTAAATATTTAATTTAGGTGGACAGACAATAGTATTTTTGAATAATTTCACTTATCTTCAAATATTAATTAAATAGGTTGATATTATATAGTATTTGAGGTGAGTTTAATGTGTAGATATAAAATCTTACTTAGAAAAACTATAGTTTTTTTAATTATACTTTTTTTAGTTTATTTATATTGTTTTACATATTTTCTTTTTGCTGAAGAAGATTTTGATTGCGAGTGCACAGAAGATAGAATATTAATATTGCAAGAACCAGCTATGAGGGGAATAGATATAGAGCTATTACAGCTAAGATTGATCGAATTGGAATTTTTTGAAGGTGAAGTTGATGGGGTTTATGATCTGGACGTAGCTAAGGCGGTTAGTAATTTTCAAGAAAGCAAGGAGATGGAAGTAAGTGGTGTGGTTGATTTCGCTACTTGGAACGCTCTGGCCGAGGGTTTTGTAACAGGAAATGATAAAGATAAGCAAGGCCCTGGAGGGGAGATTTCTATTGTGATTAATACATATGGTAGAACACTGGCACTTTACTCTGATGGAGAACTGTATAAAACCTATCCTGTGGCTATAGGAAAACCGTCTACAAAATCACCAATAGGCGAATGGGCGATTATACAAAAAAGTAAAGACTGGGGTGGAGGCTTTGGTACTCGATGGCTAGGGCTAAATGTTCCCTGGGGTATTTATGGAATCCACGGAACCAATAAACCATGGTCCATAGGGAGGGCCGCCAGTCATGGCTGCTTTCGGATGTTCAATAGAGATGTTGAGGAGCTATTTGAATGGGTACCACTTAAGGCTAGAGTTAAAGTAATAGGAGAGAGGTTGCCTATAGTTGTGAATCGTCCATTAAAACCCGGTCAAGTTGGCCTGGAAGTTATGCAACTGCAGGATAATTTAGAGGCCTTTGGTTTAAATCCAGGCTATAAAGATGCTCGCTATGGAGATACAACA
The genomic region above belongs to Halanaerobiaceae bacterium ANBcell28 and contains:
- a CDS encoding ABC transporter permease, coding for MKYIDRIKLSFTGVSSNKFRSFLTLLGIIIGVSVVIILVSLGSGTQAVVGEQYESLSTNFVMVQTEWRLPERQRGTLSLDDKIYLEESILGVDIVLPMFMLNTNVRIDNNERRNRIIGSDENFLDVNGLHIEYGRNLTGSDISNQENVVVIGRRVIDNLVDTNDHSSFLGEEILLDGQKFIIVGIVGVAADTTFISDEIVLTPHSTYANTWRYWSENVDAFYLTYDQQITSEEDIVAQARFLLDDKYGTTRSDESRFFIMGTEEDRELVTNIIDVFTHVLAGIAAISLLVGGIGVMNIMLVTVKERTKEIGVRKAIGASTAEVQKQFLLESIILSISGGMLGIIIGALISTIINFGLSFAFPWWQGSIPAWVILLSFGVTVFIGVVFGFYPAYKASKLDPIDALRYG
- a CDS encoding TolC family protein yields the protein MLDKMRVSLILLLFLTMIFTMTIVAAENDLALDDIIELALENNLDLQLAELNLEDARINYKKNELSNLRESSRLFELQSELQLIQAEENYKNIKNSVILDIIATYIDIIKRDQDIKTAEKELALEERRVDEVKAQVEVGYKGTLDLFEQETTYLSVSNRLERIKYEREQELRRLNQKIAVDVDINIRFLELNFPELWEVNQNEVLEIGFKNNALLEMRDKQLELAKSELERAKVSGTPGLDLRQKEIDVDKAILNLKQEEENLENSLKNTHFQYQQSIKNLEMAEKSLHQSRKHYNIINEQFEAGLLSRNNLLSSELQLYNAKNNLTSSIISYYTSKLQLQQEMGLDLEVEIDNG
- a CDS encoding TolC family protein, which encodes MDKRISILAFVLVLILSAISISAAELSFEQLINMGLDNNQDVQEKRDAIRDLERERNILKSSLDWHFGFDGDISHNTEGPSFNSPIIRPESTDVDLSLSANKTTLSGLTISSGLLLSDERPFEYRDIKDNYSFRLNLSKRLYPFLPTETEKGFIQIDNQFITAEEELEKIKKEKEIDWLEQYLSLISMEKSQGNLKLRYHLAQENLSNVLAQKVLGEAGQEQVLLAEIAVKEAEIQVEQMRITHAQAKRSFARELGIDSKLLSFNKQDPHLDTLASRAKEIEIELSDEDIENLLVENSYQLKDLAMNIEFVEKEIEWQKKEDGIKLDGSAGYNYNSGATDKSSVNFSLGVSYDFYDGGRKNLNIEGMENRLINLERQYDNTLDQLKIQVNSLQEQYRVNTMKLKTRELSLQKAELEELLYQRQLEQGAITESQYQEMSLQLIQAKLDLEQIKDGLLIDKLRIALALGIL
- a CDS encoding TatD family hydrolase, producing MALIDTHAHLDFPKFNKDRVEVIAEAWDKGLSYIVNVGADMLSSKRSVVLAHEYPFIFATVGVHPHEASEVDDDALEKLKEYAQDEKVLAIGEIGLDYHYDNSPRDIQREAFKKQLLLAKELGLPVVIHSREADDDTLKILKEYYPGIKGGIMHCFGSGIEMARECLDLGLYLAFGGVITFKNAKGLRDVLKEVPLERILLETDSPYLTPAPFRGKRNEPKFIRHIAEKIAEIKECSLIEVAETTTANAIKVYNLPELMQ
- a CDS encoding methyl-accepting chemotaxis protein: MTKINKVLEERNKLLVKVLWGSLVLALITDIAAGVSKEVIYLLAGVGSAVCVLTTYLTYKKLYVDKIKYIVVIGLAILTYFMVKAAPNTVSYLMVFYILAVASLYQIKGPIILSAIISLIFTNYWFFAYQEEMFTSMGTIELVSLNLFVILVSALLIVQSGFSESLRKQTFENEQKALEKVELLDNKIKTSLKFLKSFSEEVSNTSGVSTEITNDITISFKDIALAIENQASSVDNISVNIHETEENLNLVAEASSSMNELSMNTKNVVNEGNDKMTVLIDKSRDVNKNIKDTSIAINELNDYSQEINDILSTITSIAGQTNLLALNAGIEAARAGEHGRGFSVVAEEIRDLAETSQKSSEEIAQILKQISINIGVIAQHINKALDSVGEEQDISTGVKESFVNILDNTDEVVDQSNKINQMIMNLEGLSRDNVDKISNISGTTEETSASIQEVLASMETQNDIIKDNNDNVKKLKETIRELNDLVE
- a CDS encoding DUF2905 domain-containing protein, whose amino-acid sequence is MDRSNLGRTIIYLGLFLLILGGLIYYFGGLFAWFGRLPGDIRIERENFRLYFPITSMIIITIVLNFLIRIVRYFIY
- a CDS encoding peptidoglycan-binding protein gives rise to the protein MCRYKILLRKTIVFLIILFLVYLYCFTYFLFAEEDFDCECTEDRILILQEPAMRGIDIELLQLRLIELEFFEGEVDGVYDLDVAKAVSNFQESKEMEVSGVVDFATWNALAEGFVTGNDKDKQGPGGEISIVINTYGRTLALYSDGELYKTYPVAIGKPSTKSPIGEWAIIQKSKDWGGGFGTRWLGLNVPWGIYGIHGTNKPWSIGRAASHGCFRMFNRDVEELFEWVPLKARVKVIGERLPIVVNRPLKPGQVGLEVMQLQDNLEAFGLNPGYKDARYGDTTEAAVRELQAQFGLEVNGIADWNVLFILDLPGEE